One stretch of Flavobacterium sp. 9 DNA includes these proteins:
- a CDS encoding serine hydrolase has protein sequence MKLSLTLIALLVFTFGYSQKELNTKLEQYMDAQFAINDFSGTVLVSKNDSLLLKKAYGFANYEWKVKNVIDSKFSLASVSKQFTAVAILQLAEDKKLSLDDNLSKYFAGFTKGDKITLKMMLTHNSGFAMDFDELYLTKTNLDKDSVYAYLAKKPLLFEPGTSTAYSNIGYYLLARIIEKVSGESYSAYLQQNLFDKAKMYNSGVSSNDAIVDKMAQSYYFDNSKSDKDKLVKNPYINWNFNFGHDGVYSTVEDLNLWNKALFESQTLLSEESKKKMFTSYNEQNFGFGLIINPFYNQNHQLIAHDGGFLGAMTSFNKFPDDKVFITVLSNNQSKSYYIAYGLAGICFGKDVELPYKHIQTEIDTKVYDQYIGEYENIKILKKGNKLYYTDFDIELLPESQTKFFRSDNNNTTIEFVKNKKGKITQLEIKKAGIKEVKNKTKGV, from the coding sequence ATGAAATTAAGCTTAACTCTAATTGCATTGTTGGTATTTACCTTTGGATATTCACAAAAAGAACTGAATACGAAATTAGAACAATACATGGACGCGCAGTTTGCTATTAATGATTTTAGCGGCACTGTACTGGTTTCTAAAAATGATTCGTTACTATTAAAAAAAGCATATGGTTTTGCTAATTACGAATGGAAAGTAAAAAATGTAATAGATTCGAAATTTAGTTTAGCTTCGGTTTCAAAGCAATTTACAGCAGTTGCCATTTTGCAATTAGCCGAAGATAAAAAACTTTCGCTAGATGATAATCTTAGTAAATATTTTGCTGGTTTTACAAAAGGAGACAAGATAACCTTGAAGATGATGTTAACTCATAATTCGGGTTTTGCTATGGATTTTGACGAATTGTATTTGACAAAAACAAATCTTGATAAAGATTCCGTTTATGCATATCTGGCAAAAAAGCCTTTATTGTTTGAACCTGGAACCAGCACAGCTTACAGTAATATTGGTTATTATTTATTAGCACGTATTATCGAGAAAGTTTCCGGTGAATCTTATTCGGCGTATTTGCAGCAAAATTTATTTGATAAAGCAAAAATGTACAATTCCGGAGTTTCGTCGAATGATGCAATAGTTGACAAAATGGCTCAATCGTATTATTTTGATAATAGTAAATCTGATAAAGACAAATTAGTTAAAAACCCATATATCAACTGGAATTTTAATTTTGGACATGACGGAGTTTATTCAACTGTCGAAGATTTAAATTTATGGAATAAAGCACTTTTCGAAAGTCAGACATTATTATCAGAAGAATCGAAGAAAAAGATGTTTACATCGTATAATGAACAAAATTTTGGTTTTGGATTAATTATTAATCCTTTTTACAATCAAAATCATCAGCTTATTGCGCATGACGGAGGTTTTTTGGGGGCAATGACTTCGTTTAATAAATTTCCTGACGATAAAGTTTTTATTACTGTTTTGTCCAATAATCAATCCAAATCATATTATATCGCTTATGGACTTGCCGGAATTTGTTTTGGGAAAGACGTAGAACTTCCGTACAAACATATTCAAACAGAAATAGATACTAAAGTTTACGATCAATATATTGGTGAATATGAAAATATTAAAATCCTGAAAAAGGGTAACAAATTGTATTACACTGATTTTGATATTGAATTACTGCCGGAATCTCAAACGAAATTTTTCCGTTCCGACAATAACAATACTACAATAGAATTTGTCAAAAACAAAAAAGGAAAAATTACGCAGTTAGAAATAAAAAAGGCAGGAATAAAAGAGGTGAAAAATAAAACCAAAGGAGTTTAA
- a CDS encoding MarR family winged helix-turn-helix transcriptional regulator → MKLENPTGTALYSIEKAIKEYRKLAQKNISKVVKDITVDQGLVLIILNDNQNIAQNELANLVFKDNASITRMIELMVKKEYITRTIHPEDRRKFNLEITEKGLKTLELIQPVIKINRQTALEGLSLEEIALLDKTLNKIITNCSK, encoded by the coding sequence ATGAAACTTGAAAATCCAACCGGAACTGCTTTGTATTCAATCGAAAAGGCGATAAAAGAATATCGAAAACTCGCACAAAAAAATATTAGCAAAGTTGTAAAAGATATTACGGTAGATCAGGGTTTGGTATTAATTATACTAAACGATAACCAGAATATTGCTCAAAACGAACTGGCAAATCTTGTCTTTAAAGATAATGCATCGATTACCAGAATGATCGAATTAATGGTTAAAAAAGAATATATAACAAGAACGATTCATCCCGAAGATCGTAGAAAATTCAATCTTGAAATCACAGAGAAAGGACTAAAAACACTCGAATTAATACAACCCGTTATTAAAATCAACAGGCAAACGGCGCTCGAAGGATTATCATTAGAAGAAATAGCATTGCTTGACAAAACACTCAATAAAATAATCACTAATTGTTCAAAATAA
- a CDS encoding 2OG-Fe(II) oxygenase, producing MENGFEDLIASYIENKVGISEHFLSAELANHLKQNLVDLNQKSLLKEAGIGNSEKVSYDGAIRSDSIYWLDKKNNNAFENEFFDQIDAFIIYLNESCYAGITGYEFHYSLYETGDFYLKHLDQFKNNPSRKYSMISYLNSNWQESDGGELMIHQENNNQKIAPTQGKTVFFKSNELVHEVLVTQNTRMSITGWLKSD from the coding sequence ATGGAAAATGGTTTCGAAGATTTGATTGCGAGTTATATTGAGAACAAAGTAGGGATATCAGAGCATTTTTTAAGTGCTGAATTAGCAAATCATTTAAAGCAAAACTTGGTTGATTTAAATCAGAAAAGTTTGCTGAAAGAAGCTGGAATTGGCAATTCAGAGAAAGTTTCTTATGACGGAGCGATTAGAAGTGATTCTATTTATTGGCTGGATAAAAAAAACAATAATGCATTCGAAAATGAATTCTTTGATCAGATCGATGCTTTTATTATCTATCTAAACGAAAGCTGTTACGCCGGAATTACCGGTTACGAATTTCATTATTCATTATACGAAACCGGAGATTTTTATCTGAAACACTTAGATCAGTTTAAAAATAATCCAAGCCGAAAATATTCTATGATTAGTTATCTTAATAGTAATTGGCAGGAAAGTGATGGAGGAGAATTGATGATTCATCAGGAAAATAACAACCAGAAAATTGCTCCGACTCAGGGAAAAACAGTTTTCTTTAAAAGCAATGAATTGGTTCATGAGGTTTTGGTTACTCAAAATACCAGAATGAGTATTACAGGTTGGCTTAAAAGTGACTAG
- a CDS encoding AAA family ATPase, protein MEINTIKTLGQLKASGYKSISIKDELRNNLREKIKSGKPVFEGVHGFENTVIPELERAILSRHNINLLGLRGQAKTRLARKMVELLDEYIPFVSDSEINDDPLNPISRFAKDIIAEKGDETPISWLHRNERFFEKLATPDVTVADLIGDVDPIKAANLKLSYADDRVIHFGMIPRANRCIFVINELPDLQARIQVALFNILQEGDIQIRGFKLRMPLDMQFIFTANPEDYTNRGSIVTPLKDRIGSQILTHYPESVAVARTITEQEAKLDETQHKLVYVPSLAKDILEQISFEARDSEYIDNKSGVSARMSITAFENLMSTAERRALKAGVDKTTLRLSDFIGIIPAITGKVELVYEGEQEGAAAVAQNLIGSAIRTLFPTLLPKIEKLEKQGEKTAYSDLIEWFFAESGFELLDDATDKEYQAILDEVTPLDVLLKKYQPQLDKKDQYFMKEFILWGLVEYKKLSKDRFAQGHQFKDMYGSYISKL, encoded by the coding sequence ATGGAAATAAATACTATAAAGACATTAGGACAGTTAAAAGCCTCGGGATATAAAAGCATCAGTATCAAGGATGAATTACGAAATAATCTGCGTGAGAAAATCAAATCCGGAAAGCCAGTTTTTGAGGGCGTTCATGGTTTCGAGAATACTGTAATTCCAGAATTAGAGCGTGCTATTTTATCTCGTCATAACATCAATTTATTAGGACTTCGTGGTCAGGCAAAAACACGTTTGGCGCGTAAAATGGTCGAATTATTAGACGAATATATTCCGTTTGTATCAGATTCGGAGATTAACGACGATCCACTAAATCCAATTTCACGTTTTGCTAAAGATATAATTGCAGAAAAAGGCGATGAAACTCCAATTTCGTGGTTGCATAGAAATGAACGTTTCTTTGAGAAATTAGCAACTCCGGATGTTACCGTTGCCGATTTAATTGGAGATGTTGATCCAATTAAAGCTGCAAATCTAAAATTATCTTATGCTGATGATCGTGTAATTCACTTTGGAATGATTCCGAGAGCGAACCGTTGTATTTTTGTAATTAACGAATTGCCGGATTTACAAGCCAGAATTCAGGTTGCACTTTTTAATATTTTGCAGGAAGGAGATATTCAAATTAGAGGTTTTAAATTGAGAATGCCTTTGGATATGCAATTTATATTTACTGCAAATCCAGAAGATTACACTAATAGAGGAAGTATTGTAACGCCATTAAAAGATAGAATTGGTTCTCAAATTTTAACGCATTATCCGGAAAGTGTTGCAGTTGCGAGAACAATTACGGAACAAGAAGCTAAACTGGACGAAACGCAACATAAATTGGTTTACGTGCCAAGTTTAGCCAAAGACATATTAGAACAAATAAGTTTTGAAGCTCGTGATAGCGAATACATCGATAATAAAAGTGGCGTAAGTGCGAGAATGAGTATTACTGCTTTTGAGAATTTAATGAGCACAGCTGAACGCAGAGCTTTGAAAGCCGGAGTTGATAAAACTACTTTGCGTTTGTCTGATTTTATTGGAATTATTCCTGCTATTACAGGAAAAGTAGAATTGGTTTACGAAGGAGAGCAGGAGGGAGCTGCGGCGGTTGCACAAAACTTAATTGGTTCGGCAATTCGAACATTGTTTCCAACGCTTTTACCTAAGATTGAAAAATTAGAAAAGCAAGGTGAAAAAACGGCTTATTCTGATTTAATCGAATGGTTCTTTGCCGAAAGTGGTTTCGAATTGTTAGACGACGCTACGGATAAAGAATATCAGGCGATTTTAGACGAAGTAACTCCATTAGATGTTTTACTGAAAAAATATCAGCCTCAATTAGATAAAAAGGACCAATATTTCATGAAAGAATTTATCCTTTGGGGATTGGTTGAATATAAAAAATTAAGCAAAGATCGTTTCGCACAAGGACATCAGTTTAAAGATATGTACGGAAGTTATATTAGTAAATTGTAA
- a CDS encoding VWA domain-containing protein: MKNEFKKGFYFKSYEAPFQSPFEKLFGIFKELITHTSGDFDEAIDWLRELDKEYKLTDENYTIDDFIEDLKKKGYIKDEVKEDGTDGFGITAKTERAIRQQALDQIFGNLKRSGNGNHKTKHAGNGDEHTGEFREFNFGDGLERISLTESLRNAQINNGVESFMLTENDLVVEETQYKAQMSTVLMIDISHSMILYGEDRITPAKKVAMALAELITTRYPKDTLDILVFGNDAWTIPIKDLPYLQVGPYHTNTVAGLQLAMDILRRKRNTNKQIFMITDGKPSCVRERDGSYYMNSNGLDEYIVDKCYTQAQQARKLHIPITTFMIANDPYLQRFVNHFTEANQGKAFYTGLKGLGEMIFEDYETNRKKRVR, translated from the coding sequence ATGAAAAACGAATTTAAAAAGGGTTTTTATTTTAAGTCGTACGAAGCCCCATTTCAGTCTCCGTTTGAAAAACTTTTTGGCATTTTTAAAGAGTTAATCACCCATACTTCGGGTGATTTTGATGAAGCTATAGACTGGCTTCGGGAGTTAGATAAAGAATATAAACTTACGGACGAGAACTACACAATCGATGATTTTATCGAAGATTTAAAAAAGAAAGGTTACATAAAAGACGAGGTTAAAGAAGATGGAACAGATGGTTTTGGTATCACTGCCAAAACAGAACGTGCAATCAGACAACAAGCCTTAGATCAGATTTTTGGTAATTTGAAGCGTTCCGGAAACGGAAATCACAAAACCAAACATGCCGGAAATGGCGATGAACATACCGGAGAATTTCGCGAATTTAATTTTGGAGACGGTTTAGAACGAATTTCGCTAACGGAAAGTCTACGAAATGCACAAATCAATAATGGAGTAGAAAGTTTCATGCTGACCGAAAATGATTTGGTTGTCGAAGAAACGCAATACAAAGCTCAAATGAGTACAGTATTGATGATTGACATTAGCCACAGTATGATTTTGTACGGCGAAGACAGAATTACTCCGGCAAAAAAAGTTGCAATGGCTTTGGCAGAATTAATTACGACACGTTATCCAAAAGACACGCTTGATATTTTGGTTTTCGGAAACGACGCCTGGACAATTCCAATCAAGGATTTGCCATATTTACAAGTTGGTCCATATCATACAAATACGGTTGCGGGACTTCAGTTGGCAATGGATATTTTGCGAAGAAAGAGAAATACCAACAAGCAAATTTTCATGATTACCGACGGAAAACCAAGCTGCGTTCGCGAACGTGACGGTTCTTATTATATGAATAGTAACGGACTCGACGAATATATCGTAGATAAATGCTACACGCAGGCACAACAAGCCAGAAAATTACATATTCCGATTACGACTTTTATGATTGCAAACGATCCGTATTTACAGCGTTTCGTCAATCATTTTACCGAAGCAAATCAAGGAAAAGCATTTTATACCGGATTAAAAGGTTTGGGCGAAATGATTTTTGAAGATTATGAAACAAATAGGAAAAAACGTGTACGTTAA
- a CDS encoding YchJ family protein produces the protein MENKKCFCDTGLLFENCCGLYLQNNQKALTALALMRSRYSGYATHNADYLLETTYVSERQYYSKAEILKWATSNKWQKLEILSFTENTVEFKAYFLDSNQKPQTHYEFSTFKFENNAWYYVDGKFE, from the coding sequence ATGGAGAATAAAAAATGCTTTTGTGACACCGGTTTGTTGTTTGAGAATTGCTGCGGATTGTATCTTCAAAACAATCAAAAAGCGCTAACAGCATTGGCCTTAATGCGCTCAAGATATTCCGGATATGCAACTCATAATGCCGATTATCTTTTAGAAACCACTTATGTTTCTGAAAGACAATATTATTCGAAAGCAGAAATTCTAAAATGGGCGACAAGCAATAAATGGCAAAAACTCGAAATTCTAAGTTTTACTGAAAACACAGTAGAGTTTAAAGCCTATTTTTTAGATTCAAATCAAAAACCACAGACGCATTACGAATTTTCAACTTTTAAATTCGAAAATAATGCTTGGTATTATGTCGATGGAAAGTTTGAATAA
- a CDS encoding KTSC domain-containing protein → MKKIVEYRKLLNVDKTAELKDLKTIYRNAMKESHPDKFQGDDAGLKAAEEKSKAIIEAYHFLVSINPETIKANLPEYTETIATSSITDYKFVEGRLIIDFSNGSVYEYISVPKATYVKMVNADSPGRFAKRHILNSFTWRKKTNQE, encoded by the coding sequence ATGAAAAAAATAGTTGAATACCGCAAGTTACTAAACGTAGACAAAACTGCTGAATTAAAAGATTTGAAAACAATCTATCGTAATGCGATGAAAGAATCTCATCCTGATAAATTTCAAGGTGATGATGCTGGTTTAAAAGCTGCAGAAGAAAAAAGTAAGGCTATTATTGAGGCTTATCACTTTTTGGTAAGTATTAATCCTGAAACGATTAAAGCAAATTTACCTGAATATACTGAGACTATCGCAACTTCATCAATTACTGATTATAAATTTGTTGAAGGTCGTTTAATTATCGATTTCTCTAACGGAAGTGTTTACGAATACATCAGTGTTCCTAAAGCGACTTACGTAAAAATGGTAAATGCTGATTCTCCTGGAAGATTCGCAAAAAGACACATTTTGAACTCTTTTACTTGGAGAAAGAAAACAAATCAAGAATAG
- a CDS encoding DUF4369 domain-containing protein, translating to MKKILFLLTASVAIMSCSKVKDGEYLITGTAKGIENGKTIILQGQDPTTKMTVALDTVKVENGKFEIKGKVAEPAFHALIVQGVNQPFPFILETGEIAVAIDKDSIHKSKVSGTYNNEEYTKFTEELNKTQKGLVDFQKKNTQKMQAAQQAQDTATINGLMKQYMELQTEVQANSKKKYTSYAEGHPKSFITALILQSMLADPTADVKKIETIYNGLDESLKNTTPGKEIKTKIGQAKMPAVGASAPPVGSAK from the coding sequence ATGAAAAAAATACTTTTTTTACTTACCGCTTCTGTAGCGATTATGTCATGCAGCAAAGTTAAAGACGGAGAATATCTAATTACCGGAACAGCTAAAGGAATCGAAAACGGAAAAACTATCATTCTTCAAGGTCAGGATCCAACAACAAAAATGACAGTTGCTCTTGATACCGTAAAAGTTGAAAATGGAAAATTCGAAATAAAAGGAAAAGTAGCTGAACCAGCATTTCACGCATTAATTGTTCAAGGTGTTAATCAACCATTTCCTTTCATCTTAGAAACAGGAGAAATCGCTGTTGCAATTGACAAAGACAGTATCCACAAATCTAAAGTTTCAGGAACTTATAACAATGAAGAGTATACAAAATTCACCGAAGAACTAAACAAAACTCAAAAAGGTTTAGTTGATTTTCAGAAAAAAAATACTCAAAAAATGCAAGCTGCTCAACAAGCTCAGGATACTGCAACTATCAATGGTTTGATGAAACAATACATGGAACTTCAAACAGAAGTACAGGCAAATTCTAAAAAGAAATATACTTCTTATGCTGAAGGTCACCCAAAATCATTCATTACTGCTTTGATTCTTCAAAGTATGCTTGCTGATCCAACTGCTGATGTTAAAAAAATCGAAACTATCTATAATGGATTAGATGAGTCTTTAAAAAACACTACTCCTGGAAAAGAAATTAAAACTAAAATAGGTCAAGCAAAAATGCCTGCAGTTGGTGCGTCAGCTCCTCCTGTTGGTAGCGCTAAATGA
- a CDS encoding site-specific integrase: MLESSFGLVFFLKIPRNESKIRTVYLRITVDGIPKETSTKRKWDSTRWDQKTERAIGTKEDARSLNFFLDSLILKVNEYKTEIMYSGKPITSEKVMDYVLGKITPRVKLLEEFQKHNDQMTALLGKGYARGTLQRFTITKNHLTAFIKFKFKKDDMEFADLNLEFVKDFEFYLRTVRDCSNNTTLKYIANFKKIVIRAIDKEIILKDPFKNFKGRKTKLVKKPLSTQELYELERHYFTTDRLNVVRDVFVFQCYTGLAYIDAYQLRQADIKDGMDGNLWIMSERQKTNSTTNVPLLPQALKIIEKYKDHPICVQRGTVLPVSGLATKSRTNFLRPMLHFLFYKILVPFL, from the coding sequence ATGTTAGAAAGCAGCTTTGGGTTGGTTTTCTTTTTGAAAATCCCCCGCAATGAAAGTAAAATTAGAACAGTTTATCTTAGAATAACTGTAGATGGAATTCCAAAGGAAACATCCACCAAACGTAAATGGGACAGCACCCGCTGGGACCAAAAAACCGAAAGAGCAATCGGTACAAAAGAAGATGCAAGATCCCTTAACTTCTTTTTGGATTCACTGATTTTAAAAGTCAATGAATACAAAACAGAGATTATGTACAGCGGAAAACCCATAACTTCAGAAAAAGTTATGGATTACGTTCTGGGAAAAATCACCCCAAGGGTTAAACTGCTGGAGGAATTTCAAAAACACAATGACCAAATGACCGCGCTTCTCGGTAAAGGATATGCCAGAGGCACTCTTCAACGATTTACTATCACAAAAAATCATTTAACAGCTTTTATTAAATTTAAGTTTAAAAAAGATGACATGGAATTTGCGGATTTAAATCTTGAATTCGTAAAAGATTTTGAGTTTTATCTTAGAACAGTTCGCGACTGCAGCAATAATACTACGCTTAAGTACATAGCTAATTTCAAAAAAATAGTAATTCGTGCGATTGACAAGGAGATAATCCTAAAAGATCCTTTTAAAAACTTTAAAGGAAGAAAAACTAAGTTGGTAAAAAAACCTCTTTCAACTCAGGAATTATATGAATTGGAGAGACATTATTTTACCACAGACAGGCTCAATGTAGTCAGAGATGTGTTTGTTTTCCAGTGCTATACAGGACTAGCTTACATTGACGCTTACCAGCTTAGGCAGGCAGATATCAAAGACGGAATGGACGGTAACTTATGGATAATGTCTGAGAGACAGAAAACAAATTCGACCACGAATGTCCCGCTCCTGCCACAGGCACTTAAAATAATTGAGAAGTATAAAGATCACCCGATTTGTGTACAGCGTGGCACAGTGCTGCCAGTTTCTGGACTTGCAACAAAAAGTCGGACAAATTTTCTAAGACCTATGCTACACTTTCTATTTTATAAAATTCTAGTTCCATTTCTTTAG
- a CDS encoding IS3 family transposase — protein sequence MKKGRSHLFQERWEIYQFIVSYKHLYPIEKMCSVLKVSRSSYYRWFSGGPSNRFIENSLFTDLIKEVFDLSSQTYGSPRIAEQLKRKGYKISKRKVAKLMLLNGWRSKLKRRFKVTTDSNHRYPVCSNHLNRNFTPKSLNEVWVSDITYIRTAAGWLYLTTIIDLYDRQVIGWSLSTRMYTDQTIIPAWKMAVSKREITESLLFHSDRGIQYASIEFRKLINKNTLITQSMSRKANCWDNAVAESFFKTLKAELIYQHKFTTIEEAKLAVFEYIEVWYNRKRLHSSLGYKTPKEMELEFYKIESVA from the coding sequence ATTAAAAAAGGCCGTTCACATCTTTTCCAAGAGCGATGGGAAATCTACCAATTTATAGTCAGCTATAAACATTTATATCCTATTGAAAAGATGTGCAGCGTTTTAAAAGTAAGCCGAAGTAGTTATTATAGATGGTTCAGTGGCGGTCCTTCTAATAGATTTATAGAAAATAGTCTATTTACAGATTTAATAAAAGAAGTTTTTGATCTAAGCAGTCAAACTTACGGAAGTCCCAGAATAGCGGAACAGCTAAAAAGAAAAGGATATAAAATATCCAAAAGGAAAGTTGCTAAATTGATGCTTCTTAATGGCTGGAGAAGTAAACTTAAAAGACGCTTTAAAGTAACCACAGATTCTAATCATCGATATCCAGTGTGCAGTAATCATCTCAATAGAAATTTTACACCAAAATCACTTAATGAGGTTTGGGTGTCTGATATAACCTATATAAGAACAGCTGCCGGCTGGTTATATCTTACTACTATTATTGATTTATATGACAGGCAGGTTATAGGATGGTCATTAAGCACACGAATGTATACCGATCAAACGATTATTCCAGCTTGGAAAATGGCAGTATCAAAAAGAGAAATAACAGAATCTTTACTTTTTCATTCAGATAGAGGAATACAATATGCTTCGATAGAATTCAGAAAATTGATTAATAAAAATACTTTAATCACTCAAAGTATGAGTAGAAAAGCTAATTGTTGGGATAATGCTGTAGCTGAAAGTTTTTTCAAGACCCTTAAAGCAGAACTTATCTATCAGCATAAATTCACAACCATTGAAGAAGCTAAATTAGCAGTCTTTGAATATATAGAAGTATGGTATAATAGAAAACGTCTGCATTCTTCTTTGGGATATAAAACACCTAAAGAAATGGAACTAGAATTTTATAAAATAGAAAGTGTAGCATAG
- a CDS encoding transposase produces the protein MKKRVYSAEFKSSAVRLSYERENIKELADELGVQVERIYKWRSSQKTFTNLQPIISKKTEIDSLEVKQLRKALKEKELELEILKKAVHIFSKSDGKSTNL, from the coding sequence ATGAAAAAACGAGTTTACAGTGCTGAGTTTAAATCATCAGCAGTACGATTAAGTTACGAGCGAGAAAACATCAAAGAATTAGCAGATGAACTAGGCGTCCAGGTAGAGCGTATTTATAAATGGAGGTCTTCTCAAAAAACATTTACTAATCTACAACCAATTATTTCTAAAAAGACAGAGATAGATTCTTTAGAAGTAAAACAATTACGAAAAGCCCTTAAAGAAAAAGAATTAGAGCTTGAGATATTAAAAAAGGCCGTTCACATCTTTTCCAAGAGCGATGGGAAATCTACCAATTTATAG
- a CDS encoding PDDEXK nuclease domain-containing protein: MSVRDLRKQIAAKTFERTAIANIQTISSPYNLQYSFKDPYLLDFLNLGNGYLEKDLKQAILYELEKFILKLGKGFTFVERQKRMIIDGEDFNLDLLFYHRKLKRLVAIELKLGKFQAKHKGQMELYLRWLDKYEKQEGEKTPIGLILCAESSREQIELLEMHKDGIIVAEYWTDLPLKKQFEEKMHSLLTEAKEKIERKYLSE; the protein is encoded by the coding sequence ATGAGTGTTAGGGATTTGCGCAAGCAAATAGCAGCCAAAACTTTTGAACGTACCGCAATAGCCAATATTCAAACAATATCATCTCCATATAATTTACAATACTCATTTAAAGATCCTTATTTATTGGATTTTCTAAATTTAGGAAATGGCTACTTGGAAAAGGATTTAAAGCAGGCAATATTGTATGAGTTAGAAAAATTCATTCTTAAGCTAGGAAAGGGATTTACATTTGTGGAACGCCAAAAAAGAATGATTATAGATGGTGAAGATTTTAATTTAGATTTACTATTTTATCATCGTAAATTAAAAAGACTAGTAGCAATTGAATTAAAATTAGGGAAATTCCAAGCTAAACATAAAGGACAAATGGAGTTATATTTGCGATGGTTGGACAAGTATGAAAAGCAAGAAGGTGAAAAAACACCAATTGGATTAATACTTTGCGCAGAAAGCAGTCGTGAACAAATAGAATTACTTGAAATGCACAAAGATGGGATAATAGTTGCTGAATACTGGACCGATTTACCACTTAAAAAGCAGTTTGAAGAAAAAATGCATTCATTACTAACTGAAGCAAAAGAAAAAATAGAAAGAAAATACCTTTCGGAATAA
- a CDS encoding IS3 family transposase, giving the protein MRSEVYEYIENWYNKKRRHSALGYKTIEEFDRINLR; this is encoded by the coding sequence ATGAGATCTGAAGTTTACGAATACATCGAAAATTGGTACAATAAAAAGCGAAGACATTCAGCTTTAGGCTATAAAACAATCGAAGAATTTGATAGAATTAATTTAAGATAA
- the mreC gene encoding rod shape-determining protein MreC, translating to MKRIFNFIIKNGNRLLFLSLLGISLALTIQSHSYHTSKFIGAVEFVGDGVHGKIDTIGNYMGLAEKNDSLAEENAKLLRILFNKENKNEVIKIDSVFGIGPKNVVISKVISNSYDLHENYIIINTGRKAGINVDMGVINDLGVVGVIDKVSPNFAKLASILNNKSLINAKIKNSNLIGTISWNGKSTGFVQLSDITRGVSIKKGDTIVTGGLSEIFPENIDIGTIDKMETSNSSFMIHVKLFNDMTNLGYVYIIKSKKTQETLQKK from the coding sequence ATGAAGAGAATATTTAATTTTATTATTAAAAATGGTAATCGGTTATTGTTTTTATCACTCTTAGGGATTTCCCTTGCATTAACAATTCAATCTCATTCTTATCATACAAGTAAGTTTATTGGTGCAGTTGAATTCGTGGGTGATGGGGTTCATGGTAAAATTGATACCATTGGCAATTATATGGGTCTAGCTGAAAAAAATGACTCATTAGCGGAAGAAAATGCTAAATTATTAAGAATTCTTTTCAATAAAGAAAATAAGAACGAAGTAATAAAAATTGATAGTGTATTCGGAATAGGCCCTAAAAATGTTGTTATATCAAAAGTTATAAGCAATTCGTATGATTTACATGAAAATTATATAATCATAAATACAGGAAGGAAAGCCGGTATTAATGTAGATATGGGAGTGATAAATGACTTAGGCGTTGTGGGAGTCATAGATAAAGTGTCTCCAAATTTTGCGAAGCTTGCAAGTATTTTAAATAACAAAAGTCTAATTAATGCTAAAATAAAAAATAGTAACCTTATTGGAACTATAAGTTGGAATGGAAAAAGCACTGGTTTTGTTCAACTTAGTGATATTACTAGAGGTGTATCTATAAAAAAAGGAGACACAATTGTGACTGGGGGATTGTCTGAAATTTTTCCTGAAAATATTGATATTGGAACTATTGATAAAATGGAGACTTCAAATAGTTCTTTTATGATCCATGTTAAGTTGTTCAATGATATGACTAATCTAGGCTATGTATATATTATAAAGAGCAAAAAAACTCAAGAGACGTTGCAAAAAAAATAA